Proteins encoded in a region of the Salmo trutta chromosome 34, fSalTru1.1, whole genome shotgun sequence genome:
- the si:ch73-345f18.3 gene encoding uncharacterized protein si:ch73-345f18.3 has translation MSVLFCCRCVFPSEDTDERQPLLQPKLPESEKPVSARQPRPAPTVSRSGQLVPKRVGVKDLDQRFSDVTETFNQQHESYDVMKERIISLRRTYNCNNDSTLTLTECVRKIKEEYKDSYRVTVMIKGYDFSLSVVPLRSVDEGEKSLPRLLRLAQDELRGFSQGAIAIVAAGTKLQVLIDWLLSRGERMAEQVREVAPTHQDHCRLEENLIETMQEVRRVRELSLGYCQQAREIQTEAAQIAGLA, from the exons ATGTCTGTGCTATTTTGTTGCCGCTGTGTTTTTCCTTCCGAAGACACCGACGAG AGACAGCCCCTACTGCAGCCCAAGCTTCCAGAATCAGAGAAGCCAGTGTCGGCCAGACAGCCTCGACCAGCACCCACAG tgagtCGGAGTGGTCAGTTGGTCCCGAAGCGTGTGGGTGTGAAGGACTTGGACCAGCGGTTCTCTGATGTGACCGAGACGTTCAACCAACAGCATGAGAGCTATGATGTCATGAAGGAACGCATCATATCTCTCCGCCGCACTTACAACTGTAACAATGACAGCACCCTGACTCTGACCGAGTGTGTGAGGAAGATCAAGGAGGAGTACA aGGACAGCTACAGGGTAACCGTGATGATAAAGGGgtatgacttctctctctctgtggttccgCTGAGGTCTGTGGATGAGGGAGAGAAGTCTCTGCCTCGCCTACTCCGGTTGGCTCAGGATGAGCTCAGGGGCTTTTCCCAGGGCGCCATAGCAATAGTCGCTGCCGGGACCAAGCTCCAGGTGCTGATAGACTGGCTGCTTAGTCGGGGGGAGCGAATGGCGGAGCAGGTCAGGGAGGTGGCACCAACTCATCAGGACCACTGTAGGCTGGAGGAGAACCTGATTGAGACCATGCAGGAAGTGAGAAGGGTGAGGGAGCTTTCGCTAGGGTACTGCCAGCAGGCTAGAGAGATCCAAACTGAGGCCGCACAGATAGCAGGGCTggcctga